The following nucleotide sequence is from Gymnodinialimonas phycosphaerae.
CAACGCCAATCATGACCCACACCAGCCAAAGAGCGGTCCCGCCGAGCAGGAGACCGAGAACCGCGCGTAGCAGGCTCATCCACCTCCCTGGTTTCGGGAGGCGCCGGACCAATCCGGGCCGCGCGGCGATGACCAGGTACGGGGCTGCCAGTCCAAGGCCGAGGAACGTGAAGACGACCGCGATGTCGATGCCGCGACCTGCCAGCGCGAAGGCGACGGCCGTTCCGAGGAAGGGGGCCGAACACGGGGTCGCGAGGATGGCTGCGAAAGCCCCCGCGGCAAAATCCCCGGACAGGCCTTGCTCTGAGCCTGCATTCGCCAGCCGCGTCTGCAGGCGAGACGGCAGCACAATCTCGAACGCGCCTGCGAGATTGGCTGCGAATACCCCAACAACCAGCAACATCAGGGAGAGGAAGAGCGGGTTCTGGAATTGAAGGCCCCATCCCACCGTGACGCCGATCTCCCGCAGCACGAAAAGAACGGCAGCGAGGCCCCACATGAATGCCATCGCGCCCGCGGCCGAAGCGAGAAACCCCTGTCGGACCGCAATCCTGTCGTCGCCACCCAGCCGCATGGCGGAAGCGAGCTTGATCGACAGAACTGGAAGGACACAAGGCATCGCGTTGAGAACGAGGCCTCCAATGAACGCGGTGGCAGCGATCCAGACCAGCGCCGCAAGATTGACGCCTGAGGTCGCGACAGCGAATGGCGGTTCAGGCGGTTCCGAAAGGGATCGGGGGGCTGCGCTTACGGCGAACCCGCCCGCGTCAGTCACCGTCACCGAGATGTCCTGCAAAGGGCTGTCCGGCGCAGAGAGGATCGGAACGCGGGCCCAGAGGAGATATCCATCTTCGCCAAGGCGGATGTCCGGGCGGCCGAGAGAGGCAAACGGCCCAAGCTCGGCAAAGATGTCCGGTGCGGTGAAGGGCGCTTCGGCGCGCATCGAGACCACCACCGCGCTCATGGCCGGATCCACATAAGCGGAGATGTCGGTGATACCTGTCGCCGATGCATCGACAGGAACCCGATCGGCAAACGCCGTGATGCGTGCCGCGCTCGCCTCGTCAATACCGATTCCGGTCGGCACATCGAGGGACAAGGTGAACTCCTGTGGAACGCAGATGTCCGAGCACGTGAGCAGCGTCACGTCCGCAGAAAGCCGAACCGGCGCGCCCGGTTCCTCCAGCGTTATGCGGATCGGAAAGACAACCTCGTCGTGATAGCCGAAGTTCTCGATGCCGAATGCGGTGAAGCGGTCCGGCGCCGGCCACTGGAAATCGATCGACGCAATATTCTGCGATCCCGACCAGTCGATCTCCGGTGGAAAGCCAACCTCCCCGGGCGTGCGCCAGTAGGTCTTCCAGCCCTCGGCGAGATCCAGCGCCAACCCGGCCGAAAGCGTGCCGGCCCCTGGCGCAATCCCGTTCTCGACGGTCAGCAGCCGCGCGGTCACTGCCGGTGTCGTGACGGGATCAGAACTGGCGGCGCCGACTTGGGACGAGGCGGCGGAAAGGAAGATGGCCGCGAGCATGGCGCCCGCCAGAATGCGGAGACAGTCTGCCCTGAAACGGGTCAGCATACCGAGGACCAGCCTTCCTCTCGCTCCATGCTGATGATCCGGCGCAAGGTTCGATCCGAGATCTCTCCCTGGATCACGGTACGGCCGACCACCATTGCAGGCGTCCCCACGAAAGCGAACAGGCGCGAGAGCGCGGCACTGATTTCAAGTTCGCGAGAGACGCTTTCGCTCTCCATGTCTGCGATCAGTCGATCGTGGTCTACGCCAATCCGCTCGGACAGCAGGGACAGGTATTCCGCGTTCGCGCGGAACGGGCTTGTCAGAAGGCTCTCATGGAACGCTATGTAGGTGTCCTGGCGCTTTGCGGCGAGCGCAGCGCGCGCTGCAAGGATCGAGGTTTCGCCAAGAAGCGGCAGCTCATGCCACTCGATGGCGACCTCTGAGCCAAGTTCGGATCCCAGTTCTGACAGACGCTTGGTCTGCACCCTGCAATATGGACAGTAGTAGTCGGCGAAAGACGCAATCGGGACCACGCCTTCGGATCTCGCCGCAGTCCCGAAGAGATGCGAACACAGATCTGCGCGGAGGCTGTCAGGGCTCACTCGCGCCGGTGTTTCCTCTGATCCGCCAACGCTCAGACCCGCAAACGGATTGAGGCCCGAAGAGACGGATCCGCCCGCGACCCGTCGAAATCCCGGCGGGTCATCGAGGGGTTCAAACTCGGGCAAACCTTCGAACAGGGAAGGCAGCACGCGAAATCCGCCGATCACGGCGCCGCCTGCAACAAGCATCAAGAGAAGTGTGCGCCTGTCGGCCATCAAAACGTTCCCGAACCGTCGAAACCATTTGCAGTCCATCACCGCCGGTAGGTCAAGGATACATACCGATACAAAAATCACCGCCTTGTCAGGTTGATGGATAGCGCGAAGCGGGTAAGAAATTCATGGGCGCCAAACCGAGCACACGACAAGATGTGAGAGCAGAATGAATTCAAAGACTGTCACGGTCGCGATCGCATTCATTGCGGCTTTCGTCGGAGTTGGCTGGTGGCTATTCGCGCCGGGCGGCAACGAGCAAAATCCAACGGCTGCCTCGGACGCAGTGGCTGTCGCACAAGGCTCGCCCATGGTCGAGGTGCAGGTGCCTGAAACACTCTCGGGACAGGCGCAGATCGGGCAACGCGGGTTCGAGGGTCTGTGCGCCCAGTGTCATGGCGAGAACGCGGCCGGACGTCAGGGGATCGGGCCGGCGCTCGTTCACCGTATCTATGAACCCAGCCACCACGCAGATGCCGCGTTTCTTCTGGCTGCCCAGAACGGCGTGAGGGCGCATCATTGGAATTTCGGGAACATGCCGCCGGTTGAAGGCGTCACGCGCGCCGATGTCATGGCCATCACCGCGTATGTCCGTGAACTGCAGCGTGCGAACGGGATCAATTGATGCGAACCGGGCATCGCACCTTGGCCAGAGCCATTCTCGTCGTCTGCGTCATGCTGTCGATGGCCCTCTCGTCTTTGCCCGATACCGCTGCCGCAATGGGCGGAGTGTTCGAGCAAGTACACTTGCACGACCATGCGGACGCTCATCGAGGCCATGCCGAGGATGAAAACGCAGCGGTGGACCGGCATTGTCATCCGGGGCTCGATTGCAAGACCGTATCCGTGTTTCTGAATAGTCCCCGGTTCGAAATCCAAGTTGCGGAATTCGTCCATCGCTTTGCTTTGACTAGAAGCGATGGCCAAAGCTTGACGATACCTTTTGATCTACCGCCTCCCCGAAATGGGTCGTGAGTCTTTCAAGAATTTCGACCCCCGAGACGAGGAGAAACCCCATGAACATCAGACTGACGAGCATTGCTCTTGCCAGTGTCATCGCCGGTGCGGCGGCGCTGGCGCACACGGGCGCCACCGGCGTCGTCCTGGAGCGCATGGAAGGCATGAAGGCTATGGGCGATGCGGTGCAGGCCGTCGCCCCCATGATGCGCGGCGAACGCGAATACGATCCAGACGCCTTGAGGCGCGCGGCGGAAACCATCGGGGCGCATTCCGGCAGCGCAATGACGGACCTGTTCCCCGAAGGCAGCAACGGCGATCCCTCCGAGGCCCGCGATCTGATCTGGGAGGAGTGGGACAGGTTCGCCGCCCTCGCTGAGCAGATGCAGGTGGCCGCACGCGGTCTCGCCCTAGCCGCAGACAACGGCCTCGCTCATGAGCAAGGTGGGATGTCTACCGGCACCATGATGGGCGGCGGCAGCATGATGGGTGGAAACGGCAGCGCCATGATGGGCAGTGGCAGCGGCATGATGGGCGGCGGCATGATGAGTGGCATGACGGCCGCTGATATCGGCGCCATGCCCGCCGATGCGGCCTTCGCGATGGCGAGCCAGGTCTGTTCGGCCTGCCACACCCGGTTTCGCGCCGAGGACGAGTGACGATGCGACCGGTCCTGAAATTCGGCGCAGCGACTGCGGTGCTTGGTGTCGCCACCGTCGCTGCGCTGGCCGCATGGCCGGTTGGGGTAGAGCCGGAACCGATCGAGCTGGTCGGAGATATCGAGCGCGGGGCCTATCTGGCCCGCGCCAGCGGCTGCATTGCCTGTCACACCAACTTCGAGGACGGAGGCGCGCCGCTTGCCGGCGGCGCGCCGCTTCCAACTGATTTCGGCACGTTCTATCCGCCGAATATTACCACTGACCCCGACTTTGGCATCGGAGCGTGGACTGTCGAGGACTTTGCGCGCGCGGTGCGGCAAGGCATCGGGCCGGATGGCGCGCCCTACTATCCGACATTCACCTATCCGTTCTACGCTGACTTTTCCGACCAGGAAATTGCCGACCTCTGGGCCGCATTCCAGACTGTTCCTCCGGTGGCCGAAAATGCGCCCTCGCATGACGTGGTGTTCCCTTTCGATCAGCGCTGGGGTCTGAAGCTCTGGCGGGCGGCCTATCTCGATGATCCTGAGACGGAGCCGGTCGATGGGCAGAGTGAGATGTGGAACCGCGGGCGGGAACTGGTTCGGGGCGCGACGCATTGCGGCGCCTGCCATACGGAGCGGAACCTTGCGGGTGCGCGCGTGCTCGACGCCGTGTTCGCCGGCAACGATGCGCTTCCCGGCGGCAACGACGCTCCGTCGATCAGATCCCCCGACCTGATTGCGGGCGGCTGGACCGTCTCCAACCTCGCCTACGCTCTCAGAACGGGCATCACGCCCTCCGGCGACGCTTTCGGAGGCTCGATGGGAGAGGTCGTCATGTACGGGACGAGCTTCCTGACACCCGCGGATCTCGAAGCGATGGCTACATACCTGCTCGACAGCGATGTCGCCGGGATCGAGATGGCAGGTGTGAATACGACGGAAGGCGAGGCCGACTGAGATGGCGCGATCCGATCCTGGCGTGCGCCCCCGAGGAAGATGACATGATCTACTCAAGACGCGATATCCTGAAGATCGGTGCGGCCGCGGGGTTCGCCTCGACCGCACCGTCCAATCTGTTCGCGCAGAGCAACTCGGCCGTGCCGCTGACGGCCCGCGAAGCCAGCCTGCAACTGGCGCCGCCGGACTATCCGCAGACCGCCATCTGGGGCTTTGACGGCTCCATGCCGGGACCGGTGATCCGGGTTCGGCAGGGCGGTCGTGTCACGCGCCGGCTGGTCAATGAACTGCCTCAGGCCACGTCGCTCCACTGGCACGGCGTCCGGATCGACAATGCGATGGACGGTGTCGCGGGCCTGACGCAGGAGGCCGTCGCCCCAGGCGCGTCCTTCGACATTGATTTCGTCGCGCCCGATGCCGGCACCTACTGGTACCACGCCCACAATCGCTCCGTTGAACAGGTCGCGCGCGGTCTTTACGGAGCGCTCGTGGTCGAAGAGCCGGAGGGGCCCGACGTGTATCGCGACGAGGTCCTGATCCTCGACGACTGGCTCCTGAACCCTGACACTGCCCAGATCGATCCCGACTTCACCTCGCGCCATGATCGCAGTCACGGGGGCCGGGTCGGGAACTTCATCGCGACGAACGGACAATACGGGCACAGCCTCGATGTGCGCCGCCATGAGCGGCTGCGGCTTCGCCTCGTGAACGCGGCAAATGCCAGGATCTTCGAACTGGCGCTGGCCGGCCTCGAAGGCTGGGTGATGGCGCTCGACGGCATGCCGCTGGAGGCGCCGCAGCCCGTGTCCGATACGGTTTTGCTCGGGCCGGGGCAGCGGGCCGACCTCCTTGTGGACGTCGTGGCGGAGCAAGGTGAGACGGCCTATCTGGTTCGTGTCGACAATGGCGAGGGGTTCGTTCAGTCGGCCTTCCCGGTGGTCGGGGCATCGTCCGGCGCGCGCAGGGATGCTCCGCAGGCGTTGGCCCCAAACGCCAACATGGCTCCTCCGGATCTCTCACAAGCCCGGCATGTGCGCCTTCACATGGGTGGGGGCGCGATGGGCCGCCTGCAGTCGGCCCAGTTCAACGGGGAGCGGAGAACCTTTCGCCAACTGGTAGATGCCAACCAGTTCTGGGCCTTCAATGACGTCATCGGTATGACGGATGACCCACTGGCCGTTCTGGCACGCGATGAGCCGGTCCGTCTTGAAATCGTCAATGACACCTCCTTTCCGCATGCCATGCACCTCCACGGGATGCACTTCCGCGAGATCGCGGCAGACGGCACGCTGGGACCGCTCCGGGATACCGTCCTGACATTCGGGGGCGAGACGCGCGAGATCGCGTTTTCGGCGCATAATCCCGGCGACTGGCTGTTTCACTGCCACATGCTTTCCCATGCCGCGTCAGGGATGACGACTTGGGTCAGGGTGACCTGATGCGGAGGAGTGTCGTCGCGGTAGCTGCTGCCGCCATCGTCTCCGTCGCGCTGGTTGCTTTCTGGTGGACGGGCGGGGGCTCGGAGTCTGAGGCTGCAATGGTCATTCCAGAAGGTCTCGACCTGGCACAAGGTGAGGTGCTCTACGGCGAGTACTGCGCGTCCTGTCATGGCGCAAACCTGGAAGGGCAGCCTGACTGGCAAAGCCCGGGGCCCGACGGCCGGTTGCCGGCGCCCCCTCACGACGAGACCGGGCATACATGGCACCACCCCGACAGTGTCCTGTTCCAATACACGAAGCTTGGCGGCCGTGAGACGCTGGCCACGCAGGGCATCGAGTTCGACAGCGGCATGCCCGGCTTCTCCGGGCAGCTGAGCGATCAGGAAATCTGGACCATTCTCGCCTACATCCGATCGACGTGGCCGGAGCGCGCGCGTGCCGCGCAGGCTGCCCGTACGGAGGCGAGCTTCGCCAACGAAGGGAGTTGACCCAATGAAGAAATCCATTCTCTGCGCCACGGTATTGGCTGTTTTTCTGCCAGTCGCCGCGTCCGCGGACGACCTGTCGGAGGATCGGGTACGCGAGCTGGTCCTCGAGACCATACGCGAGAACCCGCAAATCGTGATGGAGGCCGTCGCCATCCTGCAACGTCAGGAGGCCGACGCACAGGCCGAGGCACAAGCGCAGGTTCTGGAGGACGAGCGCGATCTTCTCGAACGGGATCCGAACGCGCCCGTACTCGGAAATCCGGATGGCGACGTCACCATCGTCGAGTTCTTCGACTACAATTGCCCCTACTGCAGGCGGGTAAAACCGGAGATCGAGGCCTTGTTGGCCGCCGATCCAAACGTTCGACTCGTCTATCGCGAGTGGCCCATTCTGGGCGAGGGATCCGTCTTTGCCGCACGGGCGGCACTCGCCGCGCGCGAACAGGACCTTTACGAGGAATTCCACTGGGCTCTGATGGGGATGAACGGCCGGGCGGAGGAAGCAGCCGTCATGCGGGTGGCCGAAGAAGTCGGGCTCGATCTCGTGCAGCTCCGTCGGGACATGGCGGCGCCCGAAATCGAAGAGCATATCGCAACCTCCATGCGCCTCAGCCAGGCCCTGGGGTTCAACGGCACTCCGTCCTTCGTGATCGGCGACGCGCTCGTTCCGGGTCTCGTCGAACAGGAGCAGTTGCAGGCCTTGGTCGCGCAGGTGCGTGATGGGTCCGAATGACCGCAAGCCTGCCATCCACTGACCGGAGTTACGCGCGATGCTGACCCGCCGCCATTTCATCGCTTCTACGGCCGCTTTGTTCTCGCCGCCCATCAACGGTCCGCTGGTTGCCAGCACCTGGCCGAGCGAGGCACAGAAAGCCGAATGGGATGCGCAGGTCACGCCTGTGAACTACGATCCGGCCACGTCAAACCCGTGGGGCCTTCATCCGCGCTTCCTGCCAACCCGGGTGATCGCAAACGATGGTTTGAGACCGGGAGACATCCATGTCGACGCGGTCGCGCGCTACCTTTACCACATCGAAGAAGGCGGAACGGCCATGCGATATGGAGTGGCTATCGGGCGTGGCGATCTCTATGAGCCTGGCACCTACACGATCCGCCGCAAGGTCCGCTGGCCGCACTGGACGCCGACCCGTTCCATGATCGAGCGCGAGCCCGATCTTTACGCGCAGTACGAAGACGGGATGGAGCCCGGACCGAGCAACGCTTTGGGATCTCGCGCGCTATATCTCTATGTGGGTGAACGGGACACTTATCTTCGTATACATGGTACGCCGTATCCAAGATCGATTGGATCGAGAGCCAGCTCGGGCTGCGTCCGAATGGTCATGGCGCATATCAACGGACTATTCGATCAAGTCGCAATCGGTGTCACTGCGCGTCTTTACCCGGCCGAGAATTCCCTCGGCTCACGGACCTGAAGTGCCCGGCGCCCGAGGGATACGAACGGACGTGAGCCCGTTCAACCGCGCCGTCGCCAACTTGAATTAGCCGGAAACTGCCGGGCTGGATGCCGTGCAGATCGGGCGGCCCTCTACCGTTCGAAGCGGCAGGAGGGTCGTTTCAACGGGCCCCGAATGGAGATACCAGTAGCATCCGTCCTCCGCTTGAAGGCGGGCCGTCGTGAGATCCTGGTAAGGGGCTGCGAGTTGGATGACGGCTTCGGGCACTGGCGCTGCGGCAGGTTCAGTTTCGCGGCCTCCCTGATCGAACGATGGCGAACATCCGCCAAGGACCAATACCAGACTTCCTTGCGCAAGATGTCTCGACTTCACGCGTACTGCCCTCTGCCAGTAGATTTTTTTGTTGTTCCCAGAGTGAACAATCTGGCCCCGGGTAGCAACGATGGCCATATGAATTTCGCGTTATGCGTGGCCCAATCCTCAACTGGGCTGCGTAAATGCATCAGCTGGATGATTGGAGCGCGGACACAAGATGGCCGATGCCGGTCAAAAGCACGACGACTGCGCCGAAGAGCACGAGCGACAAGAACACAGCGGTTCCCCGAGAACGGCTATGCGCAAATGATCGGCGCTGCGCGAGCCAACCCTCGATCACGGAGACATAGAGTGGAATTGCGCTGACCAGCGTCGCGTAGAGATAGACCCCCGAGATATTCTCGAAGAAAGCCGAGCGCGCGAGGGTTGGCGCCACAACGCGAACCGCCGTTGCGCGACTGCCTCCGAAAGACCCGAACCAGTCAGCGGAAAGCACGTAGATCAAGATGTGCAGCACGATGAAGGCAACGAGCCTTGCGGCAACGTCAAGGAACAGGACCAAGCCTGGTCGTCGCTCAAGGTTTCCGCGCGCGTTGGTCGAGGCGTAGAGGAAGAAGGCGAGATAATTCACAACGAAGACCACCGGTAGGCCGTTGGTGACAACCTGGCGCAGGAACCGCTCGAGCGCCTGTTGGTTCTCGGACAATGCGGTCGCGAAGCCTGGCGTCAGCGCGACGAAGATCGCAAGGAGCGGCAGCAGCCCTGCGAGGCTGACAAGCATGGTGTTCCATGCAAATCGCGAGAACGGCATCTCGGGGGAGAAGAAGCGTTGCATGCTCACTTTCTGACACCTTCTATCGGAAAGCTGATCTGGCCCATCGTCGCATCTTGCGTTCATTCCTCCTCGACATGGCGTGGGGGCGAACACTGATCTTCTCGCTCTCGAAGATCCAACGTAACGTCATTCAGGTGTGGGAGGGGGGCGAAGTCAGGCCAATCGATCACGCCTTTGTTATGCGCGGTTTTTGATGCCGGATTCTGCTTGCGCGATCAGCGAACTACGCGCTTTCGTGCGCTGCAGGCTCTTCACAGACAGCAGTATGATTCGTCTTCTTCGCGCACTTTTGGTTGCAGTTTTTGCGCTGGCGACCAGCGTCGGCGGTGCCGTTGCGCACCACGCCGTTCATTGCGACGCGACGGGGTCAGAAGGGCGGCTCGCGGAGCATGATCACGGCGGACATGTCGCGCTACACGCCGAAGTGCCTGACCAAGAAGCTATTCCTTTGGCCGCGGACCTCGGCTTTGCAGAGTGTTCCCAGCATCTCTGCTCCGTCTACATTTCTTCAGTCGAGAACCCGAGAGAACAGGTGGCGGTTCCCGTCGCCAATAGGCCGGCAGACACCAGCATCTCCTGTCTGAGCCGCCCCGAAAGCCTGTATCGCCCCCCTGATGTCTGATCGCTGATAACCGGCGACGCCGGAGTGCGGCTCTTTGTGGGGCCGTCTTTTCTCACTCAGACGATCGGATACCAACATGAAGATAGTTCATGCGGCACTGCTGCCGCTCGCTTTGGCTGCGTGCGCGCCGCCATCTGTCCTGCCTGACCAGGAAGTCCTCGGCCTTGGCGCCGCGAACAATCAATCGGTTCAGAGCAGGTCTGCCCTTGTGGCACTCTTCCCCGACTTCGAGGCCCGTCCTGTCGTTCAGCCGGGCGACTGGAGCGACTTGAATCGCTCACAAGCGCCTGAAGGAGCACTCGAATGAAGCGGGCCGGCCTTTTTTTATCGTTGAGTGCCATGGCCTTGTCGGCATGTGCCAATCCCGAACTGACTGCTGGACTTGCTGCGCGCGAACCGGGTTTCGAGACGGTTCGCAACACGACTTCTGCGGCGACCCGAGCACAAACAGTCTTCTTGCAGGATGCCGAGTCTATCCGCGCGAATTCCGAACGCGTGCACCAGATGGTCCACGGCCGGACGTTGTCAGCCGACACGGCGGTCCAGGTCGCTCTTCTGAACAATCGCGGGTTGCAGGCGAGCTACGCCGAGCTGGGCATGACGGCTGCAGATATCTGGCAAACGACGCTGCAACCCAACCCGACGGTGTCTCTTGGTCTTCTTGGTATCAATGCCGAGGGTCTCGCATGGCGTGCGCTCGAGGGAATGATCGCCAACAATATTCTGGCCCTGACGACAAGCGAACGCCGCAGTCGGATTGCGGAGACAAGGTTCAGGCAAGCGCAGTTGCGCGCTGCCGAGGAAACGCTGAGGGTCGCGACGGAAACCCGGCTTGCCTGGATCGAGGCTGTGGCGGCCTTCGAGGCCGCCAGTGTCGTACGAGACGCGGAAGCCACGGCCAACGCGCAGTCCGACCTCGCGCGTGAGCTTGGAGAGACGGGCTTCTTGAACCGGGCGGCACAGGCGCGTGATCAGGCCCTGTTCGCGGAGTTGGCTGGGCAGAGGGCGCGTGCGCGTCTGGATGCTCAGATCGCGAAGGAACGGCTTACCCGATTGATGGGTCTCTGGGGTACTGAGACCGAGTACTATGTGCCGGACGCCTTGCCGGCACTGCCAGGCCGGGCCGGTGCGCCCCGGGACGCTGAAGCTCAGGCTCTCGCGCGGCGTGTGGATCTCATCCTCGCCCGACTGGAACTGGAGGCTGTCGCTCAGGAGCACGGGCTGGTGAATGCAACGAGGTCTGTCACCGATCTCGAGCTGATCGCAGGCTTCGAACTCGAGCGCGAGGACACTGGCGCAGGAATCGAACGCGAAACGACACCGCAGGTCGAGCTCGAGTTCGCAATTCCCATCTTCGACAGCGGCGAAGCGAGACTGCGACGTGCCGAGATGGCTTATCTGCGCGCGGCACACCAGCTTGCGGAACGCGCCGTAACTGTAAGGTCCGAGGCACGCGCTGCTCAGGCCGAACTGGCCGGTGCGCATCAGATTGCGCGCCACTACCGCGACAACCTCGTACCCATGCGGGCGCTCGTCGAGAGCGAGACGCTGCGTGCCTACAACGGGATGATCGAGTCCTACACCGAACTTCTCGATGCCATCCGGGCGCGGCAGGCGGCTCAGATGGCGGAGGTGTCGGCGCGGGCAGACTACTGGAGAGCAGAGGCGCTCATGACGGCAGCGCTCTATGGCGGCGGCGGTGAGGGCGGCGGCGGCGGTGCCGCTCCGGAAATGGCCGCTGGCGGCGCACCCGGACATTGAGAAAGGACAACAGGATGAACAGACGTCAAATGCTTGGTGCAGGTGCCACCCTCGTCGGCGCCTCGCTCCTTGCCCGGACTTCAACCGCGCAGACACCCGAAGCCCCGGTGGCCGGAGCCGCGGCGACACAGGTCCCCCCGCGCCCGAGTTCAGGGCCAGACTACAACCCGGTCGTGACCCTGAACGGCTGGTCCGTGCCCTGGCGGATGAACGGGAACGTGAAAGAGTTCCACCTGATCGCCGAACCGGTGGAACGGGAGCTCGCTGAAGGGACCGTCGCGCGGCTCTGGGGCTACAATGGCAGCTCGATCGGCCCGACCATCGAGGCGGTGGAGGGCGACCGGGTGCGCATCTTCGTCACCAATCACCTGCCCGAACACACCTCGGTCCACTGGCACGGGCTGATCCTGCCATCGGGCATGGACGGTGTGGGGGGGCTCAGCCATCCCGGCATCCCGCCCGGCAAGACCTTCGTTTACGAGTTCGACCTGATCAAGTCGGGCACGTTCATGTACCACCCGCATGCCGATGAAATGGTACAGATGGCGATGGGCATGATGGGGCTCTTCATCGTGCATCCGCGGGATCCGTCCTTCATGGCCGTGGACCGAGACTTCGCCTTTCTGCTCAACGCTTTCGACATCACGCCGGGCTCTGCGGTCCCGCGCACGATGACGATGCTGGACTTCAATCTCTGGTGCTGGAACAGCCGGATCTTCCCCGACATCGACCCACTTGTCGTGCGTCAGGGCGACCGGGTGCGGGTGCGGGTGGGCAACCTGACGATGACCAACCACCCGATCCACATGCACGGCTACGACTTCGAGGTGACGGGCACAGATGGCGGGTGGGTCCGGCCGGAAGCGCGCTGGCCCGAGGTCTCCATCGATATCCCGGTGGGAGCGATGCGCGCTTATGAGTTCGATGCGATCCATCCAGGCGACTGGGCAATCCACTGCCACAAATCGCACCACACGATGAACGCGATGGGCCACGACATCCCCACGATGATCGGTGCGGACCAGCGCCGTTCGGTCGAACTGATCCGCCAGCACCAGCGCGGATACATGGCCATGGGGAGTGCCGGCATGGCCGAGATGGGTGAGATGGAAATGCCACTGCCCGCCAACACGGTGCCGATGATGACC
It contains:
- a CDS encoding TolC family protein, encoding MKRAGLFLSLSAMALSACANPELTAGLAAREPGFETVRNTTSAATRAQTVFLQDAESIRANSERVHQMVHGRTLSADTAVQVALLNNRGLQASYAELGMTAADIWQTTLQPNPTVSLGLLGINAEGLAWRALEGMIANNILALTTSERRSRIAETRFRQAQLRAAEETLRVATETRLAWIEAVAAFEAASVVRDAEATANAQSDLARELGETGFLNRAAQARDQALFAELAGQRARARLDAQIAKERLTRLMGLWGTETEYYVPDALPALPGRAGAPRDAEAQALARRVDLILARLELEAVAQEHGLVNATRSVTDLELIAGFELEREDTGAGIERETTPQVELEFAIPIFDSGEARLRRAEMAYLRAAHQLAERAVTVRSEARAAQAELAGAHQIARHYRDNLVPMRALVESETLRAYNGMIESYTELLDAIRARQAAQMAEVSARADYWRAEALMTAALYGGGGEGGGGGAAPEMAAGGAPGH
- a CDS encoding multicopper oxidase family protein yields the protein MNRRQMLGAGATLVGASLLARTSTAQTPEAPVAGAAATQVPPRPSSGPDYNPVVTLNGWSVPWRMNGNVKEFHLIAEPVERELAEGTVARLWGYNGSSIGPTIEAVEGDRVRIFVTNHLPEHTSVHWHGLILPSGMDGVGGLSHPGIPPGKTFVYEFDLIKSGTFMYHPHADEMVQMAMGMMGLFIVHPRDPSFMAVDRDFAFLLNAFDITPGSAVPRTMTMLDFNLWCWNSRIFPDIDPLVVRQGDRVRVRVGNLTMTNHPIHMHGYDFEVTGTDGGWVRPEARWPEVSIDIPVGAMRAYEFDAIHPGDWAIHCHKSHHTMNAMGHDIPTMIGADQRRSVELIRQHQRGYMAMGSAGMAEMGEMEMPLPANTVPMMTGWGPHGPLEMGGMFSVVKVRPDIAPGDYSDPGWYENPPGTEAHEWTGDLPEIARNDSPRTTLTPRSRA